Proteins found in one Acinetobacter sp. XH1741 genomic segment:
- a CDS encoding phage regulatory CII family protein: MNITDAAYNTVHDYPGGASALAARMGIKSPAVLNSKVNPNTETHHLTLVEASKLMALTGDFRILHALSAEHEKVAIDLPEIPECRDMSLTDKVLCIGMNGGDVMSLFREIMADGRITKGEVQDMSKVIHQMHVALAELDKQIQACIDNPETEKA, encoded by the coding sequence ATGAACATAACGGATGCAGCGTACAACACAGTTCATGATTACCCGGGTGGCGCTTCAGCTCTAGCCGCACGTATGGGAATCAAAAGCCCGGCTGTGCTTAACAGCAAAGTAAATCCAAATACTGAAACTCACCACTTAACACTGGTCGAGGCCTCAAAGCTTATGGCTTTAACTGGTGATTTCCGCATTTTGCATGCTCTATCTGCTGAACATGAAAAAGTTGCAATTGATCTACCTGAAATTCCTGAATGCCGAGACATGTCACTGACTGACAAAGTGCTGTGCATTGGTATGAATGGCGGTGATGTGATGAGCCTGTTCCGCGAGATCATGGCGGATGGCCGTATCACGAAAGGTGAAGTGCAAGACATGTCAAAGGTGATTCACCAGATGCATGTTGCTTTGGCTGAGCTGGATAAACAAATCCAAGCTTGTATTGATAACCCAGAAACAGAAAAAGCCTGA
- a CDS encoding S24 family peptidase: protein MSEINDRIIERMRELKLRQVDLIDATGAKKGTVSKWISGINTPSVEYMPALAQVLKTTESWLLTGKEPSRFSNLNVQEFMDKHGLNKKEDASFDTDDIMEADVVEYEVANGYVWIDVVEASFSCGTGESIEFHFDVINGKYPFPPSFFQRKMIDPKCLKLIKAKGDSMEEYIYHDDLVGIDISQTEIIDGEIYAVYFEGEGMIKKIFKEEGGTLILHSLNEKYRDRKVTEQNGINFKVIGRQVWRAG, encoded by the coding sequence ATGAGCGAGATCAACGACCGCATAATTGAAAGAATGCGAGAGCTCAAATTGAGACAGGTAGACTTGATTGATGCTACAGGCGCTAAGAAAGGTACTGTTTCTAAGTGGATATCTGGTATTAACACGCCTAGTGTTGAATACATGCCAGCTCTCGCTCAGGTGCTTAAGACAACTGAAAGCTGGTTGTTAACAGGTAAAGAACCAAGCAGATTTAGTAATTTAAATGTTCAAGAGTTCATGGATAAGCATGGGCTTAATAAAAAAGAAGATGCATCATTTGATACCGACGACATCATGGAGGCCGATGTTGTTGAGTATGAAGTGGCTAACGGTTATGTATGGATTGATGTCGTGGAAGCTAGTTTTTCATGTGGTACCGGGGAATCTATTGAGTTCCATTTTGATGTAATTAATGGGAAATACCCTTTCCCGCCTTCATTCTTTCAACGCAAGATGATTGATCCTAAATGCCTAAAACTTATAAAAGCTAAAGGCGATAGCATGGAGGAGTATATTTATCATGATGATTTGGTAGGGATTGATATTTCCCAAACTGAAATCATTGATGGTGAAATCTATGCCGTTTACTTTGAGGGCGAAGGCATGATCAAGAAGATCTTCAAAGAAGAAGGAGGTACTTTAATTCTCCATAGCCTTAATGAAAAATACAGAGACCGTAAGGTGACTGAGCAAAACGGAATTAACTTTAAGGTAATTGGGCGCCAGGTATGGCGAGCTGGATAA
- a CDS encoding minor capsid protein: MNSQLSQQALLDALVSHQAYLYRLSSSEITKLVSQFDSISGDMLSQLRDLLDELSDAERSALMAGQYTTPALKEIRTVIQSWQSTVASTLIESFSVSATALAVYEASYQAKTLAEKRIEPNGNTLLNKAKKAPLSGGVLLDSIFARIADDTRLRVEQVIRDGLSKDQTNQQIIQRIKGKKVLNYQDGLLDQSRSQISTMVRTARSHVSNVALNETYTAIGVEYVKFIATLDSRTSKICMGFSDKVYKKDEPHPVPPLHPNCRSILIPVTDEQGKTIGKRPFNNKLNGEGEIGVVDSNTTFKGWFDKQDAAFQKSWLGPSRYKLFKEGKYSLDKFVDPLTGQPFTLAELKKLDEEMFKRLGL; the protein is encoded by the coding sequence ATGAACAGCCAGTTGTCACAACAAGCACTACTTGATGCTTTAGTCTCTCATCAAGCTTATCTTTATCGCTTGTCATCTAGTGAAATCACAAAGCTTGTTTCTCAGTTTGATTCAATATCGGGCGATATGCTGTCACAGCTTAGAGATTTGCTAGATGAGTTAAGCGATGCTGAAAGATCGGCTTTGATGGCAGGACAATACACAACACCTGCTTTAAAAGAGATTCGGACAGTTATCCAATCATGGCAAAGTACGGTAGCGTCAACGCTTATTGAGAGCTTCTCTGTAAGCGCAACGGCATTGGCGGTATATGAAGCTTCATATCAAGCTAAAACTCTTGCTGAGAAGCGAATAGAGCCAAATGGCAATACATTGCTTAATAAAGCAAAGAAAGCCCCGTTAAGTGGTGGTGTGCTGCTTGATTCTATCTTTGCTCGAATTGCCGATGACACCCGCCTTAGAGTTGAGCAAGTCATTCGGGATGGCTTATCAAAAGATCAGACTAACCAACAGATCATTCAGCGAATTAAGGGTAAGAAGGTCCTCAATTATCAGGATGGTTTGCTAGATCAAAGTCGATCACAGATATCTACCATGGTCCGTACTGCGCGAAGCCATGTATCTAATGTGGCTTTGAATGAAACATACACTGCTATTGGTGTTGAGTATGTGAAGTTCATTGCGACACTAGATAGTCGTACTTCTAAAATCTGTATGGGCTTTTCAGATAAGGTCTATAAAAAAGATGAACCTCATCCAGTACCACCACTTCACCCAAACTGCCGATCTATTCTTATTCCTGTCACAGATGAACAGGGTAAAACCATTGGCAAGCGACCATTCAATAACAAGTTAAATGGTGAAGGTGAAATCGGCGTAGTTGATTCGAACACAACCTTCAAAGGTTGGTTTGATAAACAGGATGCAGCTTTCCAAAAGTCTTGGCTTGGTCCATCTCGATACAAGTTATTTAAAGAGGGTAAATATTCTCTTGATAAGTTTGTTGACCCTTTAACAGGTCAGCCATTCACACTTGCTGAGCTCAAAAAGCTTGATGAAGAAATGTTTAAGAGGTTGGGATTATGA
- a CDS encoding DUF551 domain-containing protein — translation MTDLNKEGKVNLSFEQDNGAVWVFAGDSQFGTEISHLMMMHADEYSEDELRVICHHAACEIDRLRAELEKAKAQAVPEWISVEVQMPESLRNVLVLLDANPAKNQNQMVAHFIPKFTEEYHGDNDWYDYDEDRGCGYVKEGWYANTAYIGDEYSSYFIEEKVTHWKPLKEASESGAEG, via the coding sequence ATGACAGATTTGAATAAAGAAGGCAAAGTCAATCTAAGCTTTGAGCAAGACAATGGTGCTGTTTGGGTATTTGCAGGTGATAGTCAATTTGGCACCGAAATCAGCCATTTAATGATGATGCATGCAGATGAATATAGCGAAGATGAATTACGTGTTATTTGTCACCATGCAGCATGTGAAATTGACAGACTTAGAGCAGAGCTAGAAAAAGCCAAAGCTCAGGCGGTGCCAGAATGGATCTCAGTTGAAGTTCAAATGCCTGAATCATTACGAAATGTGCTTGTTTTGTTAGATGCAAACCCAGCTAAAAACCAAAACCAAATGGTTGCTCATTTTATTCCTAAGTTCACTGAAGAGTATCACGGTGATAATGATTGGTATGACTATGACGAAGATCGCGGCTGCGGTTATGTCAAAGAAGGATGGTATGCAAATACAGCTTACATTGGTGATGAGTATTCTAGTTATTTTATTGAGGAAAAAGTAACTCATTGGAAGCCACTAAAAGAAGCAAGTGAATCTGGAGCTGAGGGATGA
- a CDS encoding DNA cytosine methyltransferase: MKYGSVCSGIEAATVAWHDLGLSASWFSEIEKFPSQVLQHHYPEILNLGDMTLIRDKVKSGEVEAPDVLVGGTPCQAFSIAGLKNSLNDDRGQLTLEFVRLADEIDSARTICGLKPAIIVWENVPGVLNTKDNAFGCFLGALSGSGCELQPAGKKWTNAGCVFGPSRQVAWRVLDAQYFGVAQRRKRVFVVASAREGSVAKVLFEQTGMSGNTTEIREAKKNNTEAVAKCLTRRGAGGQNLDAETATFVIHGTQDPLVNEETAHCLGRNRGQENAVFTVNKTAATLTRGFGDRGIDADQITNGNCAIQFKGVRRLTPVECERLQGFPDQYTNIPNAKDSPRYAALGNSMAVPVMRWIGERLLQVFGEAA; this comes from the coding sequence GTGAAATACGGATCAGTTTGTTCAGGAATTGAAGCTGCAACTGTTGCTTGGCATGACCTTGGGTTAAGTGCTTCATGGTTTTCTGAGATTGAGAAATTTCCAAGCCAAGTATTACAGCACCATTATCCAGAAATTCTAAATTTGGGTGATATGACGCTTATTCGCGACAAAGTGAAATCAGGTGAAGTTGAAGCACCAGATGTTTTGGTTGGTGGTACACCATGTCAGGCGTTTTCAATAGCAGGTTTGAAAAATTCACTTAATGATGATCGAGGTCAGTTGACACTTGAGTTTGTGAGACTAGCAGATGAAATTGATTCAGCAAGAACTATTTGCGGACTTAAGCCAGCCATCATTGTTTGGGAAAACGTTCCAGGAGTGCTCAACACAAAAGACAATGCATTCGGTTGCTTTTTGGGAGCATTGTCAGGTTCGGGGTGTGAATTACAACCGGCAGGGAAAAAGTGGACAAACGCTGGTTGTGTGTTTGGACCATCTCGACAAGTCGCTTGGAGAGTCCTTGATGCTCAATATTTCGGAGTTGCCCAACGACGCAAAAGAGTCTTTGTTGTCGCAAGTGCTAGAGAAGGAAGTGTTGCCAAAGTACTTTTTGAGCAAACAGGCATGTCTGGGAATACTACTGAGATCAGAGAAGCGAAAAAAAATAATACCGAAGCTGTTGCAAAGTGCCTTACAAGACGTGGCGCAGGTGGACAAAACCTAGATGCAGAAACAGCAACCTTTGTAATACATGGTACTCAAGACCCGCTAGTGAATGAAGAAACAGCTCATTGTTTAGGTAGAAACAGAGGTCAAGAGAATGCAGTTTTCACTGTGAATAAAACCGCTGCGACGCTTACTCGAGGATTTGGTGATCGAGGAATTGATGCTGATCAAATCACTAATGGTAATTGCGCTATTCAATTTAAAGGGGTGAGAAGACTTACACCAGTAGAGTGTGAGCGCCTACAAGGATTTCCTGACCAATATACAAACATTCCAAATGCTAAAGATAGCCCGCGTTACGCAGCGCTAGGTAACTCTATGGCAGTTCCAGTAATGCGGTGGATTGGAGAACGTTTGCTACAAGTTTTTGGAGAAGCAGCGTGA
- a CDS encoding phage antirepressor KilAC domain-containing protein — protein sequence MNMMTQFNHNQQSMTSLDISELCQKRHDNVKRLIENLINQQVIACPQIEVVQKEANSRAYNVEVYVFTGEQGKLNSITVVAQLCPEFTAALVKRWYELENQNAVQLPQTFAEALQLAADQARQLELAAPKVQYFDRVADTKNLLNASQVGKKVGMSAVKLNQYLADMGVYDRRIAGRTFAQWFIDKGYGEVKQTEQGYPQSKFTNKGEQWVIEQLVSEGVVQ from the coding sequence ATGAATATGATGACACAATTTAATCATAATCAACAGAGCATGACAAGCCTTGATATTTCAGAGCTTTGTCAAAAACGCCACGATAATGTTAAGCGCCTTATCGAAAACCTCATTAATCAACAGGTAATAGCATGTCCTCAAATTGAGGTTGTGCAAAAAGAAGCCAATAGTCGCGCCTACAATGTTGAGGTGTATGTCTTTACTGGCGAACAAGGCAAATTAAACTCAATCACTGTAGTCGCCCAACTTTGCCCGGAATTCACCGCAGCATTAGTAAAACGCTGGTATGAACTAGAAAACCAAAACGCTGTACAACTCCCTCAAACATTTGCTGAAGCCCTCCAGCTGGCAGCAGATCAGGCGCGTCAATTAGAACTCGCAGCACCCAAAGTCCAGTACTTCGACCGTGTTGCCGACACCAAAAACCTTTTAAACGCCTCCCAGGTAGGTAAAAAGGTCGGCATGTCAGCGGTAAAACTCAATCAATACCTTGCTGATATGGGCGTATATGACCGTCGTATTGCCGGACGCACCTTTGCCCAATGGTTTATTGACAAAGGTTATGGCGAAGTCAAACAGACAGAGCAAGGCTACCCGCAATCCAAATTCACCAATAAAGGCGAACAGTGGGTAATTGAGCAGCTTGTGAGTGAAGGGGTGGTGCAATGA
- a CDS encoding glutamate 5-kinase, translating to MGMRDEIQQELGGAFDAEDELADAVDTFTCTRKKLTGSNPATGEDTYTEYVYSGRGVLFGSYLKDLIKPIDYRVTDSKAVLLQNEVKDAAGTLVEPDVNDIWLIEGGNYRVVSYGQDPSSSVWTCQLRKV from the coding sequence ATGGGAATGCGTGATGAGATTCAGCAAGAACTTGGTGGTGCTTTTGATGCTGAGGATGAGCTTGCAGACGCTGTAGACACTTTCACTTGTACTCGAAAGAAGCTAACTGGATCTAATCCCGCTACAGGTGAAGATACTTACACCGAATATGTATATAGCGGTAGAGGCGTTCTATTTGGCTCTTATTTAAAAGATTTGATTAAGCCTATAGATTACCGCGTCACAGACTCTAAAGCCGTGCTACTGCAAAATGAAGTGAAGGATGCGGCAGGCACTTTAGTTGAGCCAGATGTTAATGACATTTGGTTGATTGAAGGTGGTAATTATCGGGTTGTTAGCTATGGTCAGGACCCCTCATCAAGTGTGTGGACCTGTCAGTTAAGAAAGGTATAA
- a CDS encoding DUF4055 domain-containing protein produces the protein MPVNTEHQAYADMKKRWETIDDVCDGSATVKKRGELYLPKPNVSSDLTQNDQYYLAYLTRAVFYEISKDTLNKMVGVVFAEDPTFEPDGMDFLKYDADGTGKSIYQVAQSALQGQLKHARGGLFVDYPTTDGNVSVQQAESLGIRPTIVFYESLSIINWSLKRVGSVYKPELIVLHEKSTEKDPEDEFSKKEINIYRVLRLDEKNEYNVQVYTDKSGELQGGDAFYPTNSLGQRWNEIPFIPLGSLANDWNIDPIPLEPIVTMNLAHYQNSASYEEMVFICGQAQPVINELDEGWRDWLQKNGVRLGSKNPLMLPKGSSFDYKQVTESTLAKQAMDAKEKYMQAMGAKILETEQVNKTATQSNNEKLAQYSVLSLCVANTNEAMEYALKWCAAYYGSGSKAKLTIKQDFAKGKIDLDTLKFYWEMVLASRMSMETFHELLTTGKVPEISYEDEQTRIESESVNRPMVV, from the coding sequence ATGCCAGTTAATACTGAACATCAAGCTTATGCAGACATGAAAAAGCGTTGGGAAACTATCGACGATGTCTGTGATGGTTCTGCCACGGTTAAGAAGCGTGGCGAACTTTATTTACCAAAACCCAATGTATCGTCTGATTTAACGCAGAATGATCAATATTATTTGGCTTATTTAACCCGTGCTGTGTTCTATGAGATTTCTAAAGACACATTAAACAAGATGGTGGGCGTGGTATTTGCAGAGGATCCAACATTCGAACCAGATGGAATGGATTTTCTTAAATACGATGCAGATGGTACAGGTAAGTCAATTTACCAAGTTGCACAATCTGCCTTGCAAGGTCAGCTTAAACATGCACGTGGTGGTTTATTTGTTGATTATCCAACTACTGACGGCAATGTGTCTGTGCAGCAGGCAGAGAGCTTAGGGATTCGGCCAACGATCGTTTTTTATGAATCGTTGAGTATTATCAATTGGAGTCTAAAGCGAGTTGGTTCGGTCTATAAGCCTGAACTCATTGTCTTGCATGAGAAGTCCACAGAAAAAGATCCAGAAGACGAATTCTCTAAGAAAGAAATCAATATCTACCGCGTACTTCGCCTTGATGAAAAGAATGAATATAACGTTCAAGTTTATACAGATAAGTCAGGAGAACTACAGGGCGGGGATGCCTTCTATCCAACGAATTCATTAGGCCAAAGATGGAATGAAATTCCTTTTATTCCTTTGGGGTCTTTGGCTAATGATTGGAATATTGACCCGATCCCATTAGAACCAATTGTCACTATGAACTTGGCCCACTATCAGAACAGCGCAAGCTATGAAGAGATGGTTTTCATTTGTGGTCAAGCCCAACCAGTTATTAATGAACTTGATGAAGGTTGGCGCGACTGGTTGCAGAAAAATGGTGTTCGCTTAGGTTCTAAGAATCCTTTAATGCTTCCGAAAGGCTCATCATTTGACTACAAGCAAGTCACTGAAAGCACCTTAGCAAAACAGGCTATGGATGCTAAAGAAAAGTACATGCAGGCGATGGGAGCAAAGATTCTTGAGACTGAACAAGTCAATAAGACTGCTACCCAATCAAATAATGAAAAGCTGGCTCAGTATAGTGTCCTTTCTTTGTGTGTGGCGAATACCAATGAGGCGATGGAATATGCACTTAAATGGTGTGCTGCATACTACGGAAGTGGATCTAAAGCGAAACTCACAATTAAACAAGATTTCGCTAAAGGCAAGATTGACCTTGATACGCTTAAGTTCTATTGGGAAATGGTTCTTGCTAGTCGCATGAGTATGGAAACATTCCATGAATTGCTTACTACTGGGAAAGTTCCAGAAATTAGCTATGAAGATGAGCAAACACGCATAGAAAGCGAGTCAGTCAATAGACCTATGGTGGTTTAA
- a CDS encoding tyrosine-type recombinase/integrase has translation MASFRQRNNTWRAEISVNGIRESSTFDTKAQARAWASKRETQLREQSHGKLPDHSFLEAIERYLSEVSIKKKTHENEVKRMAFFKREYKKLCQKQLAKVTTDDLVQWRDSRLKEVQGATVRREANILASLFTVARKEWKWIKESPMADLTLPPPSKHRDRRITQDEIDRLCLAANWDNNVPVNSTQQIIIAFLFAIETAMRAGEIVGLTWDRVYLKDRYLVLNETKNGTKRNVPLSKRAVELLTLLKGLDKKQVFTCNSQSFDTLWRKLRDRCQITDLHFHDTRHEACTRLARKLEVLDLARMIGHKDLRSLMVYYNATASEIATRLD, from the coding sequence ATGGCTTCATTTAGACAACGCAACAATACATGGCGAGCCGAGATAAGTGTAAACGGAATTCGCGAAAGTTCAACCTTTGATACAAAAGCTCAAGCTAGGGCTTGGGCATCTAAACGCGAGACTCAGTTACGCGAACAATCGCATGGCAAATTACCAGATCACTCTTTTCTAGAAGCTATTGAACGCTACTTAAGTGAAGTGAGTATTAAAAAGAAAACTCATGAGAATGAAGTCAAGCGAATGGCTTTCTTTAAGCGTGAGTATAAAAAGCTATGTCAAAAACAATTAGCCAAAGTCACAACTGACGATTTAGTGCAATGGCGTGATTCTCGTTTAAAAGAAGTGCAGGGCGCTACTGTCAGACGTGAAGCAAATATTTTAGCTTCTTTATTTACTGTTGCCCGAAAAGAATGGAAGTGGATTAAAGAGTCCCCAATGGCCGACTTGACTTTACCCCCACCATCAAAGCACCGTGATAGACGAATTACCCAAGATGAAATTGATAGATTATGTCTTGCAGCAAATTGGGATAACAATGTCCCGGTAAATTCTACTCAGCAAATTATTATTGCTTTCCTTTTTGCAATTGAGACTGCAATGCGTGCTGGAGAGATTGTCGGCTTAACTTGGGATCGAGTTTACTTAAAAGATCGATATCTTGTTTTGAACGAAACAAAGAATGGCACAAAGCGAAATGTGCCTTTATCTAAGCGTGCAGTTGAGTTGCTTACTTTATTAAAAGGTCTTGATAAAAAGCAGGTCTTTACTTGTAATTCCCAAAGCTTTGATACGCTTTGGCGTAAATTGAGAGATAGATGTCAAATCACTGACTTGCACTTTCATGACACACGCCATGAAGCTTGTACACGTCTTGCAAGAAAATTAGAAGTTTTAGACTTGGCCCGTATGATTGGGCATAAAGACTTAAGAAGCTTGATGGTCTATTACAATGCTACTGCAAGCGAAATTGCAACGAGGCTTGATTAG
- a CDS encoding helix-turn-helix domain-containing protein — translation MSLDATRWAWTAPVESCPQRTILLSLADRAGEDHKAWPSIKRLEVDTKCDRKTIMKVLERLQEINLIRFTEETRGNGVKVYQLVGVRGREDDLTSTKKGTSTKIGTSTKNGTSTSTKIGTATSTKNGTQNLSIESTNESTNIYKGKFNFANALVSQGADQKLISEYMEVRKAKKAVNSETAFKSLISEQQKSGLTLNQVLEHCVVNSWKGFKAEWIKNQSTVHGQQNKPSRWDEIQELIAKEEAGYEQYGF, via the coding sequence ATGAGCTTAGATGCAACTCGCTGGGCGTGGACTGCACCTGTAGAAAGCTGCCCTCAGCGCACCATCTTACTTTCGCTGGCTGACCGCGCAGGAGAGGATCATAAGGCATGGCCAAGCATCAAACGCCTTGAGGTTGATACCAAATGCGACCGCAAAACCATTATGAAAGTTTTGGAGCGTCTGCAAGAGATAAACCTTATTCGCTTTACTGAAGAAACGCGTGGCAATGGGGTGAAAGTTTATCAATTGGTTGGTGTACGTGGCCGCGAAGATGACTTAACCAGTACCAAAAAAGGAACCAGTACCAAAATTGGTACTAGTACCAAAAACGGTACTTCAACCAGTACCAAAATTGGTACTGCGACCAGTACCAAAAACGGTACACAGAATCTATCAATAGAATCTACCAATGAATCTACCAATATATATAAAGGGAAATTCAACTTTGCAAACGCTCTAGTTTCTCAAGGGGCAGATCAAAAACTTATCTCTGAATACATGGAAGTTCGTAAAGCAAAGAAAGCCGTTAATTCAGAAACAGCATTCAAGTCACTTATCTCTGAACAACAAAAATCTGGTCTCACTTTAAATCAGGTCCTTGAACACTGTGTTGTGAACTCTTGGAAAGGATTTAAGGCGGAGTGGATCAAGAATCAGAGCACAGTCCATGGACAACAAAACAAACCATCTCGCTGGGATGAAATTCAAGAGTTAATCGCAAAAGAGGAGGCTGGCTATGAACAGTATGGTTTCTAG
- a CDS encoding AlpA family transcriptional regulator encodes MTAIANIGSNFVVALPPSDIWLNDSQAAEFLGYRDVHFKAAVCCLPTFPKPRYVIKCGQGRRWNLAELSNWLNEQSDDEPKKGRPRKRG; translated from the coding sequence ATGACAGCAATTGCGAATATAGGTAGTAACTTTGTTGTAGCGTTACCACCTTCGGACATCTGGCTTAATGACTCCCAAGCTGCTGAGTTCTTGGGATATCGAGATGTACATTTTAAGGCAGCAGTTTGCTGCCTGCCAACCTTCCCTAAACCGCGCTATGTTATTAAGTGCGGTCAAGGAAGACGCTGGAACTTGGCAGAGCTATCAAACTGGTTGAATGAACAATCGGATGATGAGCCAAAGAAAGGAAGACCACGTAAACGGGGCTAA
- a CDS encoding terminase: protein MLKPEHRAKLIDQHWRLNNLYYITNKEGKQVKFKMTLEQLEYFENEWTRNIILKARQLGFTTEMCMIQLDAALFMSDKCALIAHTLHDAKRLFREKVKYAYDRLPHLIKAANPLEIQTKDELVFSKGGSITVSTSFRGGTLDRLHVSEFGKICAKFPDKAREIVTGAFEAVSLKGRITLESTAEGKSGYFYEFCQLAEKLLLLSKKLSPLDWKFFFFSWWKNADYEIEPTEELPQRLVQYFEELEVKHKIKTTPKQRAWYHSKEKTLGEDMKREYPSIPSEAFAQSVEGAYYKNQFKFLYANKRIGALPANDHLPVMTFWDLGVSDSMVIWFIRKLSDTCYQVIDYYENSGEGMRHYFKVLKDKGYKYSKHYAPHDIKNRSLMNDGKSRLDIAKEGYVLDDGEKYSVNFEVVPSITVMDGIEQVREILPLCEFDEYKCAEGITHLENYRKEWNDKLGCWKDNPLHDIHSHGADGFRMFAVAMGKKVVAKTLDIGMVY from the coding sequence ATGCTTAAACCTGAGCATAGAGCAAAACTTATTGATCAGCACTGGCGCTTAAATAATCTTTACTACATTACGAATAAGGAAGGCAAACAAGTTAAGTTCAAGATGACACTTGAACAGCTTGAATACTTCGAAAACGAATGGACACGTAACATCATCTTAAAGGCACGTCAGTTAGGTTTTACCACTGAGATGTGCATGATTCAGTTAGATGCTGCATTGTTCATGTCTGATAAGTGTGCTTTGATTGCCCATACATTACATGATGCTAAGCGTCTGTTCCGTGAAAAGGTTAAGTACGCTTACGATCGCTTGCCACACCTTATCAAAGCAGCCAATCCTTTAGAGATTCAAACTAAAGATGAGCTTGTTTTTAGCAAAGGTGGCTCAATTACCGTTTCAACTTCATTTCGTGGTGGAACTTTAGACCGATTACATGTGTCTGAGTTCGGTAAGATTTGTGCGAAGTTCCCAGATAAAGCACGTGAGATTGTTACTGGTGCATTTGAAGCAGTAAGCCTTAAAGGTCGTATCACACTCGAAAGTACAGCAGAGGGTAAAAGCGGTTACTTCTACGAATTCTGCCAATTGGCAGAAAAGTTATTACTACTCAGCAAAAAACTAAGCCCACTTGATTGGAAGTTCTTTTTCTTTTCTTGGTGGAAGAATGCTGATTATGAAATTGAACCAACTGAAGAACTCCCACAGCGCCTAGTTCAATACTTTGAAGAACTGGAAGTTAAGCACAAGATTAAAACAACGCCAAAGCAAAGGGCTTGGTATCACTCAAAAGAGAAAACTCTTGGCGAGGATATGAAGCGGGAATATCCAAGTATTCCTAGTGAAGCTTTTGCTCAGTCTGTTGAAGGCGCTTACTACAAGAATCAATTTAAGTTCTTGTATGCCAATAAACGTATTGGTGCATTGCCAGCTAATGATCACTTGCCTGTGATGACGTTCTGGGACTTGGGTGTCTCAGATTCTATGGTGATCTGGTTTATTCGAAAGCTATCAGATACTTGCTATCAGGTAATTGATTACTACGAAAACTCAGGCGAAGGTATGCGGCACTATTTCAAAGTGCTTAAAGACAAAGGCTACAAGTACAGCAAGCATTACGCTCCACACGACATCAAAAACCGTTCTCTTATGAATGATGGTAAGTCTCGTCTTGACATTGCCAAAGAGGGCTATGTGCTCGATGACGGGGAGAAGTACTCAGTCAATTTCGAAGTGGTGCCAAGTATCACCGTAATGGATGGTATCGAGCAGGTCCGTGAGATTCTGCCTTTATGCGAATTTGATGAATACAAATGTGCTGAGGGCATTACTCATCTTGAGAACTATCGAAAAGAGTGGAATGACAAACTTGGATGTTGGAAGGACAACCCACTTCATGACATTCACTCTCATGGTGCAGATGGGTTCCGTATGTTTGCTGTCGCTATGGGTAAAAAGGTAGTTGCAAAAACACTAGATATAGGAATGGTTTACTAA
- a CDS encoding terminase small subunit: MANLTPKQQRFVEEYLIDLNATQAAIRAGYSEKTANEIGAENLAKPSIAKAIQDALKERSERVQIDADYVLKRLVEIDQMDVLDIMDDDSNVKPLRDWPKIWRQYISNIETISMDDGEGWLKKIKWPDKVKNLELLGKHISVGAFKDKVEHSGKLEIESLSSLMDELSKED; encoded by the coding sequence ATGGCGAACCTAACGCCTAAACAGCAAAGGTTTGTCGAAGAATATCTGATAGACCTGAATGCAACCCAAGCAGCAATTCGAGCAGGTTATAGCGAAAAGACTGCTAATGAGATTGGTGCTGAAAACCTAGCAAAACCTAGTATCGCAAAAGCTATCCAAGACGCACTAAAAGAGCGTTCTGAGCGCGTCCAGATTGATGCTGATTATGTCTTAAAGCGCCTAGTCGAAATTGACCAGATGGATGTATTAGACATCATGGACGATGATAGCAATGTTAAGCCGTTGCGCGATTGGCCTAAGATTTGGCGTCAATACATATCAAACATCGAAACAATCAGTATGGATGATGGCGAAGGTTGGCTTAAAAAGATCAAGTGGCCTGATAAGGTTAAGAATCTTGAGTTATTGGGTAAGCACATCTCTGTAGGTGCATTTAAAGACAAGGTGGAGCATTCGGGCAAATTGGAAATTGAGTCACTTTCAAGCTTGATGGATGAATTAAGCAAAGAGGATTAA